A single window of Granulicella sibirica DNA harbors:
- the lysC gene encoding lysine-sensitive aspartokinase 3 produces MSTVREHLVVMKFGGTSVEDAVAMNRTAAIVKGRRDKGLSAVVVVSAMARVTDQLLAAAASAGRGDKAGALALAARLRNRHADTAMALLGEADLPVLHAALHSEFDALDDLLRGIAAVGELTPRTNDLVTSFGERLSSRMVAAAFAQRGLEGAHVEARHCIITDDHYGKATPQEAAIEAALHKHVLPLIEAGKTPVMGGFIGSNAQGITTTLGRGGSDYTAALVGGGLHAGAIEIWTDVNGIMTTDPRICPDALRVKTISFEEAAELAYFGAKVLHPATILPAVQKSIPVWVLNSRNAENEGTKIVAVSPPCASPFKSIAAKKRLTIIDVVASRMLMSHGYLKAVFDVFDKYQCAIDMVSTSEVSISLTVDSNEKLPEICAELGKIADVKYEGKKALICLVGEDIRGHNGIAGRVFSAVSHVNLRMISQGASEINMSFMIDEEDVEEAIRSLHKAFFTDPDPTVFDLTARISAIATA; encoded by the coding sequence ATGAGCACAGTCCGCGAACACCTCGTCGTCATGAAGTTCGGTGGAACCTCGGTCGAAGACGCCGTCGCCATGAACCGCACTGCCGCCATCGTCAAGGGCCGCCGCGACAAGGGCCTCTCCGCGGTCGTCGTCGTCTCCGCCATGGCCCGCGTCACCGACCAGCTCCTTGCCGCCGCCGCCTCCGCCGGCCGTGGCGACAAGGCCGGAGCCCTCGCCCTCGCCGCACGCCTCCGCAACCGCCACGCCGACACCGCCATGGCTCTCCTCGGCGAAGCCGACCTCCCCGTCCTCCATGCCGCCCTCCACAGCGAGTTCGACGCCCTCGACGATCTCCTTCGCGGCATTGCCGCCGTCGGCGAGCTCACCCCCCGCACCAACGACCTCGTCACCAGCTTCGGCGAACGCCTCTCCAGCCGCATGGTCGCGGCCGCCTTCGCCCAGCGCGGCCTCGAAGGCGCCCACGTCGAAGCCCGCCACTGCATCATCACCGACGACCACTACGGCAAGGCCACCCCGCAGGAAGCCGCCATTGAGGCGGCCCTCCACAAGCACGTCCTCCCCCTCATCGAAGCCGGCAAGACCCCCGTCATGGGCGGCTTCATCGGCTCCAACGCCCAGGGCATCACCACCACCTTAGGCCGGGGAGGCTCCGATTACACCGCCGCCCTCGTCGGCGGAGGCCTCCATGCCGGAGCCATCGAAATCTGGACCGACGTCAACGGCATCATGACCACCGACCCCCGCATCTGTCCCGACGCCCTCCGCGTCAAGACCATCAGCTTCGAAGAGGCCGCCGAACTCGCCTACTTCGGCGCCAAGGTCCTCCACCCCGCGACCATCCTCCCCGCCGTCCAGAAGTCCATCCCCGTCTGGGTCCTCAACTCGCGCAACGCCGAAAACGAAGGCACGAAAATCGTCGCCGTAAGCCCCCCTTGCGCCAGCCCCTTCAAGAGCATCGCCGCCAAAAAGCGCCTCACCATCATCGATGTGGTCGCCAGCCGCATGCTCATGTCCCACGGCTACCTCAAGGCCGTCTTCGACGTCTTCGACAAATACCAGTGCGCCATCGACATGGTCTCCACCAGCGAAGTCTCCATCTCGCTCACCGTCGATTCCAACGAAAAACTCCCCGAGATCTGCGCCGAACTAGGCAAGATCGCCGACGTGAAATACGAAGGCAAGAAAGCCCTCATCTGCCTCGTAGGCGAAGACATCCGAGGCCACAACGGCATCGCCGGCCGCGTCTTCTCCGCCGTCTCCCATGTGAACCTGCGCATGATCTCGCAGGGAGCCAGCGAGATCAACATGAGCTTCATGATCGACGAAGAAGACGTCGAAGAAGCCATCCGCTCCCTCCACAAGGCCTTCTTCACCGACCCCGACCCCACCGTCTTCGACCTCACCGCCCGCATTTCCGCCATCGCGACCGCCTAG
- the mpl gene encoding UDP-N-acetylmuramate:L-alanyl-gamma-D-glutamyl-meso-diaminopimelate ligase: MKTKHIHLIGICGTAMASLAGMLQQIGHSVTGSDAAAYPPMSDQLAALRIPVHEPYAEINLTPRPDLVVVGNAISRGNVELEYVLDQRIPFTSMAALLHDEFLPNRESLVVAGTHGKTTTTSMLAWIYEVASHTHPELAPSFLIGGLAENFGRSFLVRGTRPFLLEGDEYDTAFFDKGPKFLHYFPDAAILTHVEFDHADIYPDLPAVKTAFKRLVNLIPRRGRVVAFDASLNVTECIDRAFCAVERYGLLPSSYWHIANLTHEGTTSTWDLRRKGEPFATLTLPMAGEHNAFNATAAAALAAGQGVPTEAIVEALATFRSVKRRLEVRAEVHGITIIDDFAHHPTAIRETLRALRTSYRGRRLVAILEPRSNTLRRNVFEQDLVDSLALADQVVLAGVFKSESIPVTERLHPENVAASLRARNIPATVYPDADAIVEALTPQLKSGDVIAILSNGGFGNIYEKLPNAIAEAPADILN; the protein is encoded by the coding sequence ATGAAGACAAAACACATTCACCTCATCGGCATCTGCGGCACAGCGATGGCCTCTCTCGCAGGCATGCTCCAACAGATCGGCCACAGCGTCACCGGCTCCGACGCCGCCGCTTACCCGCCGATGTCCGACCAACTCGCCGCCCTCCGCATCCCTGTCCACGAGCCCTACGCCGAAATCAACCTCACGCCACGCCCCGATTTGGTAGTCGTCGGAAACGCCATCTCCCGAGGGAACGTCGAACTCGAATACGTCCTCGACCAGCGCATCCCCTTCACCAGCATGGCCGCGCTTCTCCACGACGAGTTCCTCCCCAACCGCGAATCCCTCGTCGTCGCCGGAACCCACGGCAAGACCACCACGACAAGCATGCTCGCCTGGATCTACGAGGTCGCCAGCCACACCCACCCCGAACTCGCTCCAAGCTTCCTCATCGGAGGCCTCGCCGAGAACTTCGGACGTTCCTTCCTGGTCCGCGGCACCAGGCCCTTCCTCCTTGAAGGTGACGAGTACGACACCGCCTTCTTCGACAAGGGGCCTAAGTTCCTCCACTACTTTCCCGACGCCGCCATCCTCACCCACGTCGAGTTCGATCACGCCGACATCTACCCCGATCTACCAGCCGTCAAGACCGCCTTCAAACGCCTCGTCAACCTCATTCCCCGCCGAGGTCGTGTCGTCGCGTTCGACGCCAGCCTGAACGTCACCGAGTGCATCGACCGAGCCTTCTGCGCCGTCGAGCGCTACGGCCTCCTGCCCAGCTCTTACTGGCACATCGCCAACCTCACTCACGAGGGCACAACCTCGACCTGGGACCTCCGCCGCAAAGGCGAGCCCTTCGCCACGCTCACCCTCCCAATGGCCGGTGAGCACAATGCCTTCAACGCCACGGCCGCAGCCGCGCTGGCCGCTGGCCAAGGCGTTCCAACGGAGGCCATCGTCGAAGCCCTCGCCACCTTCCGCAGCGTCAAGCGGCGCCTCGAGGTCCGCGCAGAGGTCCACGGCATCACCATCATCGACGACTTCGCGCACCACCCCACCGCCATCCGGGAGACCCTCCGCGCCCTGCGCACCAGCTATCGCGGACGCCGTCTCGTCGCCATCCTCGAGCCCCGCTCGAACACGCTCCGCCGCAACGTCTTCGAGCAGGACCTGGTCGACTCCCTCGCCCTAGCCGACCAGGTCGTCCTCGCGGGCGTCTTCAAGAGCGAATCCATCCCCGTCACCGAGCGTCTCCACCCTGAAAATGTCGCTGCCAGCCTCCGCGCCCGCAACATTCCCGCCACCGTCTACCCGGACGCCGATGCCATCGTCGAAGCGCTTACCCCTCAACTGAAATCCGGAGATGTCATCGCGATTCTCTCCAACGGCGGTTTTGGCAACATCTACGAAAAACTTCCCAATGCCATCGCCGAAGCACCGGCTGATATCCTCAACTAA
- a CDS encoding addiction module protein, with translation MTNLPSQISSLSVAEKFDLLDALWENIEAHPPDLTDEQSSELDRRMASYAQDSSAVIPWEQVRADLFKK, from the coding sequence ATGACCAATCTCCCGAGCCAGATCAGCAGTCTATCCGTCGCGGAAAAGTTCGACTTGCTCGACGCACTCTGGGAGAACATCGAGGCCCATCCGCCCGACCTGACCGACGAACAATCCTCGGAACTCGATCGGCGCATGGCGAGCTATGCACAGGACTCCTCCGCTGTGATTCCATGGGAGCAAGTCAGAGCGGATCTATTCAAGAAGTGA
- a CDS encoding outer membrane beta-barrel protein — MLISLDRASHRSSHLSTTQPSRLHRIVRHISFQTMMCGLALGALCIVGQTRADAQAQVVTAFDRQLSRLDLAVSGAGYFNTKTSGNNYLGQPLVNDPGNTLGAIVTIRYTARPYVGFEFNYGYARFTQNFSSIGGVQSNANEYTVGYVAHPGFSVFGLQPFAAIGAGSIANKPTPGGGQGLQEQARAAYYYGVGVDDLYFGPHFGFRGQFRQLISLAPDYGQNYLTIKKRTITSEPAFGIFLKF; from the coding sequence ATGTTGATTTCTCTTGACCGGGCGTCTCACCGGTCCTCCCATCTGTCCACTACCCAGCCCTCTCGCCTCCACCGAATCGTCCGGCATATCTCTTTTCAAACCATGATGTGCGGCCTGGCTCTCGGAGCTCTGTGCATTGTTGGACAGACCCGGGCGGATGCGCAGGCGCAGGTGGTCACGGCGTTCGATCGCCAGTTGAGCCGGCTGGACCTGGCCGTGAGTGGCGCGGGCTACTTCAATACCAAGACGAGCGGAAACAACTACCTTGGTCAGCCTCTAGTCAACGATCCGGGAAACACACTCGGCGCAATCGTCACGATACGTTACACCGCGAGACCCTACGTAGGCTTTGAATTCAACTACGGTTACGCCCGTTTCACGCAGAACTTCTCGTCCATCGGCGGTGTGCAGTCGAACGCAAACGAGTACACCGTGGGATATGTTGCTCATCCCGGCTTCTCCGTCTTCGGGCTTCAGCCATTCGCGGCAATCGGTGCGGGCTCGATCGCCAATAAGCCGACTCCGGGCGGTGGCCAGGGGCTTCAGGAGCAGGCGCGCGCGGCGTACTACTACGGCGTCGGCGTAGATGACCTCTACTTCGGTCCACACTTCGGCTTCCGCGGACAGTTTCGGCAGCTTATCTCTCTCGCTCCGGACTACGGGCAGAACTACCTGACGATCAAGAAGCGGACCATCACGTCAGAGCCAGCATTTGGAATATTTCTGAAGTTCTAA
- a CDS encoding S66 peptidase family protein, protein MRTLLKPTPLAPGATLAIVSPASTPKPDRVQQGIQALEALGYKTRLYPNALNKGPLYFAGDRAERLADLHAAFADPEIDAIICTRGGWGSAELLPHLDLEMIRANPKPFLGYSDHTSLHTYLLKSLGLVTFYAPMVAADFARRNGYDQASWTHALTGSDPWSLTATDGLRTLRPGTATGQIVGGCLSIYTESMGTPYAPNVYAPDLPNFPTILFLEDIGTKPYQWDRYLLHLRFAGHLATAQAIVFGDMSQNIAPGNPEDLAFLEAVLLNNLRDFQGPIAIGLRSGHVDAPNITLPLGIQAQLDTSDPDNPRLTYLESAVQP, encoded by the coding sequence ATGCGCACCCTCCTCAAGCCCACGCCCCTGGCCCCTGGCGCCACCCTCGCCATCGTCTCCCCCGCCAGCACCCCGAAACCCGACCGCGTCCAGCAGGGCATCCAAGCCCTCGAAGCCCTCGGCTACAAAACCAGACTCTACCCCAACGCCCTCAACAAGGGCCCCCTCTACTTCGCCGGAGACCGCGCCGAGCGCTTGGCCGACCTCCACGCCGCCTTCGCCGACCCTGAAATCGACGCAATTATCTGCACAAGGGGAGGCTGGGGCTCTGCTGAGCTTCTTCCCCACCTCGACCTCGAGATGATCCGCGCCAATCCCAAGCCCTTCCTCGGCTACTCCGACCACACCAGCCTCCACACCTACTTACTCAAGAGCCTGGGCCTCGTCACCTTCTACGCCCCCATGGTCGCCGCTGACTTCGCCCGCCGAAACGGCTACGACCAGGCAAGCTGGACCCACGCCCTCACCGGCTCCGATCCCTGGTCCCTCACCGCCACCGACGGCCTCCGCACCCTGCGCCCCGGCACCGCCACCGGCCAAATCGTCGGAGGCTGCCTCAGCATCTACACCGAGAGCATGGGTACCCCCTACGCCCCCAACGTCTACGCCCCCGACCTCCCCAACTTCCCCACCATCCTCTTCCTCGAAGACATCGGTACCAAGCCCTACCAGTGGGACCGCTACCTCCTCCACCTCCGCTTCGCTGGCCACCTCGCCACCGCCCAGGCCATCGTCTTCGGCGACATGAGCCAGAACATCGCCCCCGGGAATCCAGAAGACCTCGCCTTCCTCGAAGCGGTCCTCCTCAACAACCTCCGCGATTTCCAGGGCCCCATCGCCATCGGCCTCCGCAGCGGCCACGTCGACGCCCCCAACATCACCCTCCCCCTCGGCATCCAGGCCCAGCTCGACACCAGCGACCCCGACAACCCCCGCCTCACCTATCTCGAATCCGCCGTTCAGCCCTGA
- a CDS encoding aminopeptidase — translation MSLPAILEQASATATLPSFESLTFEQKLDRFAEVAVRVGLNLAEGQELLISAPIEALPLVRRITDHAYKAGALLVTSFYADDPAVLARYQFAQDKSFDYAPTWLQEGIANAFRSGAARLAISGANPALLSGQDPGKIARANVAASKASKPAMEMITRHDINWSIVAYATPEWAKLAFPDAPVEIAVEKLWDAIFKASRITGADPCADWQEHTTFLKSRVDKLNQKHYHSLHFKGSGTDLHVGLADDHLWAGGGGPSGNGIFCNPNIPTEECFTTPHKDRVDGFARASKPLSHQGTLIKDIAVRFEKGKIVQASASAGEDALKRLIATDDGARRLGEVALVPHSSPIAQTGILFWNTLFDENAASHIALGQAYATCLIDGEKMDETTLAAKGANHSLIHVDWMIGSAEIDVDGVGADGTAEPLMRSGEWV, via the coding sequence ATGAGTCTCCCGGCTATTCTCGAGCAGGCCTCCGCCACCGCCACATTACCGTCATTTGAGAGCCTCACCTTCGAGCAGAAGCTCGATCGATTTGCCGAAGTCGCCGTCCGTGTGGGTCTCAACCTGGCCGAAGGTCAAGAGCTCTTGATCTCCGCTCCGATCGAAGCGCTTCCTTTGGTTCGCCGCATCACGGACCATGCCTACAAAGCTGGAGCGCTCCTCGTCACGAGCTTTTACGCCGACGATCCAGCCGTTCTCGCCCGTTACCAGTTCGCGCAGGATAAGAGCTTTGACTACGCTCCGACGTGGCTGCAGGAAGGAATCGCGAATGCCTTCCGCTCCGGGGCCGCTCGGCTCGCAATCTCCGGAGCGAATCCCGCTCTCCTCTCGGGTCAGGATCCAGGGAAGATCGCCCGCGCCAACGTCGCCGCCTCAAAGGCCAGCAAACCCGCAATGGAGATGATCACCCGCCACGATATCAACTGGTCGATCGTCGCCTACGCGACACCCGAATGGGCTAAACTCGCCTTCCCTGACGCTCCGGTAGAAATCGCCGTCGAAAAGCTCTGGGACGCGATCTTCAAGGCCTCGCGCATCACCGGCGCGGATCCCTGCGCCGACTGGCAGGAGCACACCACGTTCCTTAAATCCCGCGTCGACAAGCTAAACCAGAAGCACTACCACAGCCTGCACTTCAAGGGCTCAGGAACCGATCTCCACGTAGGTCTCGCCGACGACCACCTCTGGGCTGGCGGAGGAGGGCCATCCGGAAACGGAATCTTCTGCAACCCGAACATCCCGACTGAAGAATGCTTCACGACGCCCCACAAGGACCGTGTCGATGGCTTCGCACGCGCCTCGAAACCTCTCTCGCACCAGGGCACCCTGATCAAAGACATCGCGGTTCGCTTCGAAAAAGGGAAGATCGTCCAAGCAAGTGCAAGCGCTGGAGAGGATGCCCTCAAACGCCTGATCGCTACCGATGATGGGGCACGCCGCCTGGGTGAAGTTGCTCTCGTCCCCCACTCCTCGCCCATAGCGCAAACCGGAATCCTCTTCTGGAACACCCTCTTCGACGAGAACGCTGCGAGCCACATCGCACTCGGACAGGCCTACGCGACCTGCCTGATCGACGGCGAGAAGATGGACGAGACGACGCTTGCCGCCAAGGGAGCGAATCACAGTCTCATCCACGTGGACTGGATGATTGGATCCGCAGAGATCGACGTCGATGGTGTCGGCGCCGACGGAACGGCCGAACCGCTGATGCGCAGCGGAGAGTGGGTTTAG
- a CDS encoding SPOR domain-containing protein, protein MSLLRSESDLEDMTDMHDSGRDREISLGTSTLLGIFFALALVCSAFFGFGYSLGRKSAQPTGAPVVAATTDAPASGGLFKSFKPSPGSPVKASATSSSDGDEASKAVTAPATRTEVVAVEKKAFDPDASVVGDEPAPAPKTAPIVRQAPAVVAPVAGGTAVVQVAAVSHQEDADVLLSALRRKGYSVSVRQEPQDKLLHVQLGPYASKKDAEAMRQKLLGDGYNAIVK, encoded by the coding sequence ATGAGCCTTCTGCGCAGTGAGAGTGATCTTGAGGATATGACAGACATGCACGACTCCGGACGAGACCGGGAGATTTCTCTTGGCACGTCAACACTGCTTGGAATCTTCTTTGCGCTGGCCTTGGTGTGTTCGGCCTTCTTTGGCTTTGGTTATTCGCTTGGGCGCAAATCGGCTCAACCAACCGGTGCACCGGTTGTTGCTGCGACTACTGACGCGCCAGCCAGCGGTGGCCTGTTCAAGAGCTTCAAACCTTCGCCTGGAAGTCCTGTGAAGGCGAGTGCAACGTCTTCCTCCGATGGGGATGAGGCTTCTAAGGCAGTTACGGCTCCCGCAACGAGGACCGAAGTGGTTGCGGTAGAGAAGAAGGCGTTTGACCCGGATGCGTCCGTTGTGGGAGATGAGCCTGCGCCTGCGCCGAAGACTGCTCCAATCGTTCGTCAGGCCCCTGCTGTCGTTGCTCCGGTCGCTGGTGGGACGGCGGTTGTGCAGGTTGCGGCTGTGTCACACCAGGAGGACGCTGATGTACTGCTCTCAGCGCTCCGGCGCAAGGGTTACAGCGTGAGTGTCCGGCAGGAACCGCAGGACAAGCTGCTGCATGTGCAGCTTGGTCCTTACGCCTCGAAGAAGGATGCCGAGGCAATGCGGCAGAAGCTGCTTGGCGATGGTTACAACGCGATCGTGAAGTAG
- a CDS encoding type II toxin-antitoxin system RelE/ParE family toxin, whose product MNLPVVWLPEAVAELKEAAAWYSNVRPELGIRFAQAIDATMENISANPLLFAVADRNRRRAGVRRFPYGIFFIDEPNRIVVIACFHGKRNPRHWKTRPSNPS is encoded by the coding sequence GTGAACCTGCCGGTCGTATGGCTGCCCGAAGCGGTTGCAGAACTGAAAGAAGCCGCGGCCTGGTACAGTAACGTGCGCCCGGAGCTTGGAATCCGGTTCGCTCAGGCGATCGACGCAACCATGGAGAACATCTCCGCCAACCCATTGCTCTTCGCCGTCGCGGACAGGAACCGCAGACGAGCCGGCGTTCGCCGCTTTCCCTATGGCATCTTCTTCATCGACGAGCCGAATCGGATCGTCGTGATCGCCTGCTTTCACGGAAAGCGGAACCCCCGGCACTGGAAGACCCGTCCATCAAACCCATCCTGA
- the dapB gene encoding 4-hydroxy-tetrahydrodipicolinate reductase, with amino-acid sequence MRILVLGHGKTGKLVAEVASERGHGVNVLDARENQNAAALTPAFLAGFDAVIDFTTPEAVIPNMRACLFSGARMVVGTTGWYSKLKDMRDLAERKDAGLLYGSNFSIGVQVMHQLAEQMGAALSGAGYDFAMSETHHITKMDKPSGTALTLVDAVVQGSSSAGKTGIAKEHIPIEAIRDGDAPGLHVLTATSGADRLTLTHEAFSRRGFAEGAVRAAEWLATRKGCYDFREVFTKL; translated from the coding sequence ATGCGCATTCTCGTCCTGGGACATGGCAAGACCGGCAAGCTCGTCGCCGAAGTGGCAAGCGAACGTGGACATGGCGTAAACGTCCTCGACGCCAGGGAAAACCAGAATGCCGCGGCTCTCACTCCCGCATTCCTGGCAGGCTTCGACGCCGTCATCGACTTCACCACACCTGAAGCGGTTATCCCCAACATGCGCGCCTGCCTCTTCTCCGGCGCCCGCATGGTCGTCGGAACCACAGGCTGGTACAGCAAGCTCAAGGACATGCGCGATCTCGCCGAGCGCAAGGATGCAGGTCTTCTCTACGGTTCTAACTTCTCTATCGGCGTACAGGTCATGCATCAACTCGCCGAGCAGATGGGAGCCGCGCTCTCGGGCGCAGGCTACGACTTTGCCATGAGCGAGACTCACCACATCACCAAGATGGATAAACCCTCCGGAACCGCCCTGACCCTCGTAGACGCCGTGGTCCAGGGATCTTCGTCCGCCGGAAAGACAGGCATCGCCAAGGAGCACATCCCAATCGAGGCCATCCGCGACGGCGACGCGCCTGGTCTCCATGTCCTTACCGCAACCTCCGGCGCCGACCGCCTCACCCTAACCCACGAAGCTTTTTCCCGCCGAGGCTTCGCCGAAGGCGCAGTCCGAGCTGCTGAATGGCTGGCTACCCGCAAAGGCTGCTATGACTTCCGCGAGGTCTTTACGAAGCTTTAG
- a CDS encoding lysophospholipid acyltransferase family protein — MFASFKFLFVLTALGPLAGIIGIPHARLIKDISPLYRVAMRIIRLALRAAGIKVDSIGLENVPKAESVIFMSNHVSNLDPPVLLPSLPGRSSVLLKKELMKIPILGTAMRMAQFVPVERGSRRESAAASVAAAAAALRSGLNILVYPEGTRSTDGRLSTFKKGPFFLAQQTLAPIVPIAISGTEHMLRKGSAAIVPGTARIQFLPAIYPSAFATRDELMRAVHASIAAALPAAMKPIALNV, encoded by the coding sequence ATGTTCGCTTCGTTCAAGTTTCTTTTCGTCCTCACCGCGCTCGGGCCGCTCGCCGGAATCATCGGCATCCCACACGCCCGGCTCATCAAGGACATCTCGCCTCTATACCGAGTGGCCATGCGCATCATTCGTCTAGCTCTCAGGGCGGCTGGCATAAAAGTCGACTCGATCGGCCTCGAAAACGTGCCCAAAGCCGAGAGCGTGATCTTCATGTCCAACCACGTCTCGAACCTCGACCCACCAGTTCTTCTCCCATCGCTCCCAGGCCGATCCTCAGTCCTCCTCAAGAAAGAGTTGATGAAGATCCCGATTCTTGGAACGGCGATGCGCATGGCCCAGTTCGTACCCGTCGAGCGCGGAAGCCGCCGCGAATCTGCCGCAGCCAGCGTCGCAGCTGCTGCCGCGGCACTCCGCTCTGGCCTGAATATCCTCGTCTACCCCGAAGGGACGCGCTCCACCGACGGTCGTCTCTCGACTTTCAAAAAGGGTCCATTCTTCCTCGCGCAGCAGACGCTCGCACCGATCGTCCCGATCGCCATCTCCGGCACGGAACACATGCTCCGCAAGGGAAGCGCAGCCATCGTCCCAGGAACCGCCCGTATCCAGTTCCTGCCCGCGATCTATCCTTCCGCCTTCGCCACCCGCGACGAACTGATGCGCGCCGTTCACGCCTCTATCGCCGCCGCACTTCCAGCCGCAATGAAGCCGATCGCGCTCAACGTCTAG
- a CDS encoding slipin family protein — translation MLPFPLLIVVAIVVLYVINSIKILKEYERGVVFRLGRVRSDATGPGVVLVFRPIDQIVRVSLRQEAMEVPSQDVITRDNVTLKVNAVITLRVIDPVRAVIEVSNYVYQTSQFAQTTLRSVLGEVDLDELLAHREQLNQRIQTIIDGHTAPFGVKVVSVEVKQVDMPESMLRAMAKQAEAERERRSKIIHAEGEYNAAGKLVEAAALMATQPMTLQLRYLQTLTEIGVEKNTTIVFPLPMELMNLLNRTFAGTASGVAGPVKTTPETAPVVPGARFTGSDAAATREMEDLSDEPSAQ, via the coding sequence ATGTTGCCCTTTCCATTGCTGATCGTTGTCGCCATTGTTGTCCTCTATGTCATCAACTCCATCAAGATCCTGAAGGAGTATGAGCGCGGTGTCGTCTTTCGTCTCGGACGTGTGCGCTCGGATGCGACAGGACCAGGTGTCGTGCTTGTGTTTCGGCCCATCGATCAGATCGTTCGAGTGAGCTTGCGGCAGGAAGCGATGGAGGTTCCATCGCAGGATGTCATTACGCGCGATAACGTCACGCTAAAAGTGAACGCGGTCATCACGCTGAGGGTCATTGATCCGGTCCGCGCCGTCATCGAGGTCTCGAACTACGTCTATCAGACCTCGCAGTTCGCGCAGACCACCTTGCGCTCTGTGCTTGGCGAGGTGGATCTGGACGAGCTCTTGGCTCACCGCGAGCAGTTGAACCAGAGGATCCAGACCATTATTGATGGGCACACAGCACCGTTCGGCGTAAAAGTGGTCTCGGTCGAGGTCAAGCAGGTTGATATGCCGGAATCGATGCTCCGCGCGATGGCAAAGCAGGCTGAAGCCGAGCGGGAACGCCGATCGAAGATTATCCATGCGGAAGGCGAGTACAACGCTGCGGGCAAACTCGTGGAAGCGGCCGCCCTTATGGCGACGCAGCCTATGACTCTACAGCTTCGATATCTTCAAACGCTGACGGAGATCGGCGTTGAGAAGAACACGACGATCGTGTTTCCGTTGCCAATGGAACTGATGAATCTGCTGAACAGGACGTTTGCTGGGACGGCGAGCGGAGTCGCAGGCCCGGTGAAGACGACTCCAGAGACTGCTCCTGTAGTTCCCGGCGCACGGTTTACTGGCTCGGACGCCGCGGCAACCCGCGAGATGGAGGACTTGAGCGATGAGCCTTCTGCGCAGTGA
- the dapA gene encoding 4-hydroxy-tetrahydrodipicolinate synthase has product MNLQGCGTALITPFQADGSIDESALVALVDWQIESGVHFLIPCGTTGEAATLTSSETERVIELVCATAAGRVPVFAGCTHNSTAEAVARVQSLARVPGLSGLLTANPYYNRPNQEGQYQHFKAIANAVDLPILLYNIPSRTGANLEPATVRRLAEITNVIGIKESSGNLVQITELLTTLSPEFKVFAGDDVLALPILALGAVGLISVASNVIPAETARLTQAAIDGDWARARSINREFYKLMQSLFLEPSPAPAKALLNIMGRAHDALRLPLVSVSAPVRQRLEDLIAEIAQLHGVSTARDLHMV; this is encoded by the coding sequence ATGAACCTCCAAGGCTGCGGTACCGCGCTCATTACCCCATTTCAAGCTGACGGCAGCATCGACGAGTCCGCGCTCGTCGCACTCGTTGACTGGCAGATCGAATCGGGCGTTCACTTCCTGATCCCCTGTGGGACGACTGGCGAAGCCGCAACGCTCACCTCCTCTGAAACCGAGCGCGTCATCGAACTTGTGTGCGCCACTGCCGCGGGCCGAGTCCCGGTATTCGCAGGATGCACTCACAACTCCACCGCTGAAGCTGTGGCTCGGGTTCAAAGTTTGGCGAGAGTCCCCGGCCTGAGCGGCCTGCTCACGGCAAACCCGTATTACAACCGCCCGAACCAGGAAGGGCAGTACCAGCACTTCAAGGCGATCGCGAACGCAGTTGATCTGCCGATCCTGCTCTACAACATTCCCTCGCGCACGGGAGCCAATCTGGAGCCCGCAACAGTGCGGAGGCTGGCGGAGATCACAAATGTCATTGGAATCAAGGAGTCGAGCGGCAACCTAGTCCAGATCACGGAGCTTCTCACAACGCTGTCCCCGGAGTTCAAGGTCTTTGCCGGAGACGATGTGCTTGCGCTTCCCATCCTGGCACTCGGGGCCGTGGGCCTGATCTCGGTCGCCTCAAATGTCATCCCAGCCGAGACCGCTCGGTTGACACAGGCCGCCATCGATGGCGATTGGGCTAGGGCGCGCAGCATCAATCGCGAGTTCTACAAGCTGATGCAGTCTCTCTTCCTTGAACCGAGTCCTGCCCCGGCGAAGGCTCTGTTGAACATCATGGGACGCGCCCACGATGCCTTGCGGCTTCCTTTGGTCTCCGTCTCAGCTCCGGTTCGGCAGAGACTGGAGGATCTGATCGCGGAGATCGCGCAGTTACACGGAGTGTCGACCGCAAGAGATCTTCACATGGTCTAG